Proteins encoded within one genomic window of Lynx canadensis isolate LIC74 chromosome B4, mLynCan4.pri.v2, whole genome shotgun sequence:
- the PTGES3 gene encoding prostaglandin E synthase 3 isoform X1, with product MQPASAKWYDRRDYVFIEFCVEDSKDVNVNFEKSKLTFSCLGGSDNFKHLNEIDLFHCIDPNDSKHKRTDRSILCCLRKGESGQSWPRLTKERAKLNWLSVDFNNWKDWEDDSDEDMSNFDRFSEMMNNMGGDEDVDLPEVDGADDDSQDSDDEKMPDLE from the exons GCAGCCTGCTTCTGCAAAATGGTACGATCGAAGGGACTACGTCTTCATTGAATTTTGTGTTGAAGACAGTAAAGATGTtaatgtaaattttgaaaaatccaaACTTACATTCAG ttgTCTTGGAGGAAGcgataattttaaacatttaaatgaaattgatCTTTTTCACTGTATTGATCCAAAT gattcCAAGCATAAAAGAACGGACAGATCAATTTTATGTTGTTTACGAAAAGGCGAATCTGGCCAGTCATGGCCaaggttaacaaaagaaagggcaaag CTTAACTGGCTTAGTGTGGACTTCAATAATTGGAAAGACTGGGAGGATGATTCAGATGAAGACATGTCTAATTTTGATCGTTTCTCTGAG ATGATGAACAACATGGGTGGTGATGAGGATGTAGATTTACCAGAAGTAGATGGAGCAGATGAT GATTCACAAGACAGTGATGATGAAA aaaTGCCAGATCTGGAGTAA
- the PTGES3 gene encoding prostaglandin E synthase 3 isoform X2, with product MQPASAKWYDRRDYVFIEFCVEDSKDVNVNFEKSKLTFSCLGGSDNFKHLNEIDLFHCIDPNDSKHKRTDRSILCCLRKGESGQSWPRLTKERAKLNWLSVDFNNWKDWEDDSDEDMSNFDRFSEDSQDSDDEKMPDLE from the exons GCAGCCTGCTTCTGCAAAATGGTACGATCGAAGGGACTACGTCTTCATTGAATTTTGTGTTGAAGACAGTAAAGATGTtaatgtaaattttgaaaaatccaaACTTACATTCAG ttgTCTTGGAGGAAGcgataattttaaacatttaaatgaaattgatCTTTTTCACTGTATTGATCCAAAT gattcCAAGCATAAAAGAACGGACAGATCAATTTTATGTTGTTTACGAAAAGGCGAATCTGGCCAGTCATGGCCaaggttaacaaaagaaagggcaaag CTTAACTGGCTTAGTGTGGACTTCAATAATTGGAAAGACTGGGAGGATGATTCAGATGAAGACATGTCTAATTTTGATCGTTTCTCTGAG GATTCACAAGACAGTGATGATGAAA aaaTGCCAGATCTGGAGTAA